Proteins encoded by one window of Sphingosinicella sp. BN140058:
- a CDS encoding endo-1,4-beta-xylanase, whose amino-acid sequence MSALICRRDALAMMGSAAAVASAAPAWSKAMLPPGGPSLDAIARRKGLRFGSSMGLGTQEKPRGFTDPRYRALMAAECGITTPENELKWSVIRQGGPATWDFEGADRLLAFAEANAMAFRGHTLLWNHPDYAPRWWESYEFGGRPAAEAERLMREHVTRVCGRYGGRIESYDVVNEAIDHKTGALRQTALSRAIGPERLIDVAFEAARAAAPHAELVYNDYMLWEPGGALHRSRVLQLLEGFRKRNVPVDALGIQAHIGDHDPDKGSAFGLHDERAWRAFLDRVTGMGYRLLITELDVSDKRLPADIAVRDAAVAEYCRAFLDVTLSYKQLRDVILWGIADRYSWHQGLTPRKDGLRKRPTPYDEDFRPKPLRDAIARAFAHAPER is encoded by the coding sequence ATGAGCGCGCTCATCTGCCGCCGCGACGCGCTCGCGATGATGGGGAGCGCGGCGGCCGTCGCGTCCGCGGCTCCCGCCTGGTCTAAAGCCATGCTGCCGCCCGGAGGCCCGTCGCTGGACGCGATCGCACGAAGGAAGGGCCTGCGCTTCGGATCCTCGATGGGGCTCGGCACGCAGGAGAAACCGCGCGGCTTCACCGATCCGCGGTATCGTGCGCTGATGGCCGCCGAATGCGGCATCACCACACCGGAAAACGAACTCAAATGGTCAGTGATCCGGCAGGGCGGCCCAGCCACCTGGGATTTCGAAGGGGCCGACCGGCTGCTTGCCTTCGCGGAAGCGAACGCAATGGCGTTCCGCGGCCACACTCTGCTCTGGAACCATCCCGATTACGCCCCGAGATGGTGGGAAAGCTACGAGTTCGGCGGGCGCCCGGCTGCCGAAGCGGAGCGGTTGATGCGGGAGCACGTCACCCGGGTCTGCGGGCGATACGGCGGGCGGATCGAAAGCTACGACGTCGTCAACGAAGCGATCGACCACAAGACCGGAGCGCTGCGCCAGACGGCATTGTCGCGGGCGATCGGACCCGAGCGGCTGATCGACGTCGCGTTCGAAGCCGCCCGCGCCGCGGCGCCGCATGCCGAGCTGGTCTATAACGACTACATGCTGTGGGAGCCGGGCGGCGCGCTTCACCGCAGCCGCGTCCTGCAGCTGCTCGAAGGCTTCAGGAAACGCAACGTGCCAGTCGACGCGCTGGGCATCCAGGCGCACATAGGGGATCACGATCCCGACAAGGGCAGCGCGTTCGGCCTGCACGACGAACGTGCCTGGCGCGCTTTTCTCGATCGCGTCACCGGAATGGGGTATCGGCTGCTGATCACGGAGCTCGACGTCAGCGACAAGCGGCTGCCCGCCGATATCGCCGTACGGGACGCCGCGGTCGCGGAGTATTGCCGGGCGTTTCTGGACGTGACCCTTTCCTACAAGCAGCTTCGGGACGTGATCCTGTGGGGCATCGCCGATCGCTACAGCTGGCATCAGGGGCTGACGCCGCGAAAGGACGGACTGCGCAAGCGCCCGACGCCCTATGACGAGGATTTTCGCCCCAAGCCGCTGCGCGATGCGATCGCCCGCGCCTTCGCCCATGCGCCGGAGCGATGA
- a CDS encoding alpha-L-rhamnosidase, whose product MIQRREFIGGGALALTAAVTGKVRVASAEARAGEGAPTFSTANARWQAAYDRALAVLAGNVQIMPYVSAPVLIEGSVYRGIWQECGPHEALLYRKFRSDVARNSHLTFFDLQRADGQLPANNKETETSFGQIQMVVPIAATAWELARATGDSELLERAYRGCSAWDGWLRTYRNTRGTGLVEGFCTYDTGHDNSPRWAGLPNQCPNKDARRHHPIASLPRLCPDLSATVYGARVALAAMASALGRTADADRWAESAAAIRRSILDTLYVPEDAAFYDLDAQGSFVRVRGDVLTRVCGEHVVDQALFDTLWARQLGNPKAFWTPYPLPSIAADDPLFVRPIPANSWGGASQALTAMRAPRWIEHYGRTAEFTAMMDRWCEAIQADPAMRQQIDPESGAFTKGADQPNYSPAALVMIDYTWRLVGLTEEAETLHWNVRPAHPAARSARLTMGTDAGSTAAMAYGARGAALQLAGKPVATVEGGAARLITDKAGRAQALLGIDPSVQQVRLRIGSAPFRRFTLAPNQRITLT is encoded by the coding sequence ATGATTCAGCGTCGAGAATTCATCGGGGGCGGTGCTCTCGCGCTCACTGCGGCCGTCACTGGAAAGGTACGCGTCGCCTCAGCCGAGGCGCGTGCCGGGGAAGGCGCACCCACCTTTTCGACGGCGAACGCACGCTGGCAGGCCGCGTATGATCGAGCGCTGGCGGTGCTCGCCGGCAATGTGCAGATCATGCCCTACGTCAGTGCGCCGGTTCTGATCGAAGGTTCGGTTTACCGCGGCATCTGGCAGGAATGCGGCCCGCACGAGGCGCTGCTCTATCGCAAGTTCCGGTCCGACGTTGCCCGCAACAGCCACCTGACCTTCTTCGATCTCCAGCGCGCCGACGGCCAGCTCCCCGCCAACAACAAGGAAACGGAGACGAGCTTCGGCCAGATCCAGATGGTCGTGCCGATCGCCGCAACCGCTTGGGAGCTCGCGCGGGCGACCGGCGATTCTGAATTGCTCGAGCGCGCCTATCGGGGCTGCTCGGCCTGGGACGGGTGGCTGCGCACCTACCGCAACACACGCGGCACCGGCCTCGTCGAAGGCTTCTGCACCTACGATACCGGTCACGACAACAGCCCGCGCTGGGCCGGGCTCCCGAACCAATGCCCCAACAAGGATGCGCGCCGGCATCATCCGATCGCCTCGCTGCCGCGCCTGTGCCCCGATCTCTCGGCGACCGTCTACGGGGCGCGGGTCGCGCTCGCCGCGATGGCGTCCGCGCTCGGCAGGACTGCTGACGCAGATCGCTGGGCCGAGTCCGCGGCGGCGATCCGCCGCTCGATTCTCGACACGCTCTACGTGCCCGAGGATGCGGCCTTTTATGATCTCGACGCGCAGGGGAGTTTCGTTCGGGTGCGAGGCGACGTGCTGACCCGGGTGTGCGGGGAGCATGTCGTTGATCAAGCGCTGTTCGATACGCTCTGGGCGCGGCAATTGGGCAATCCCAAGGCTTTCTGGACGCCTTACCCTTTGCCCTCCATCGCTGCGGACGATCCGCTGTTCGTTCGGCCCATACCGGCCAACAGCTGGGGCGGTGCATCCCAGGCTCTCACCGCAATGCGCGCCCCGCGCTGGATAGAACATTATGGGCGCACGGCCGAGTTCACTGCGATGATGGATCGCTGGTGCGAGGCGATCCAGGCGGATCCGGCCATGCGCCAGCAGATCGATCCGGAAAGCGGCGCCTTCACCAAGGGTGCGGACCAGCCGAATTACTCGCCCGCCGCATTGGTCATGATCGATTACACCTGGCGTCTGGTGGGGCTTACCGAGGAAGCCGAGACGCTGCACTGGAACGTGCGGCCGGCCCACCCTGCCGCCCGCTCCGCGCGGCTGACTATGGGCACCGATGCGGGAAGCACGGCAGCGATGGCTTATGGCGCCAGGGGGGCGGCTCTGCAGCTGGCCGGCAAGCCCGTCGCGACCGTCGAAGGCGGCGCCGCCCGCTTGATCACCGACAAGGCCGGCCGCGCGCAGGCATTGCTCGGGATCGATCCGTCGGTTCAGCAGGTGCGGTTGCGGATCGGATCGGCGCCGTTCCGCCGATTCACTCTGGCCCCGAACCAGAGGATCACGCTCACGTGA
- a CDS encoding glycoside hydrolase family 28 protein, translating into MMLDRRTLVLAGLAAGLVGAHPALAALRPRGGEGWIDVRHFGAKGDGRTIDTPAINRAIDHVAERGGGTVYFPPGTYACFTIRLKSRITLHLENGATILAAAPGESKGYDLAEPNPWDQYQDFGHSHWRNSLIWGENLHDIAIEGQGLIWGKGLGRGDGKDDWLKDPNGPGTGNKAIALKSCRNVTLRDFKLLEGGWFALLATGVDNLTIDNILCDTNRDGFDIDCCRNVRVTNCTVNSPYDDAICPKSSYALGEARITENVMIANCLVTGNYQIGSVLDGSWRKMPADFAPLIHGRIKFGTETNGGFRNITISNCTFEDSRGLAFQTVDGGVVEDVTVSNITMRGIVNAPIFLRLGRRMRGPPGRPIGTMRRILIQNVSSSGANPLPSVIAGLGGHPIEDLKLSDLHLHHVGGAPAAMAALRPEENELGYPEATMFGDLPATGFFIRHARGVELSNVEIAVARPDPRPALHLDDVADIDLFRVGVPAGARAVTMRNVTNLRSFGCRTITDRTIPGPTNGRL; encoded by the coding sequence ATGATGCTGGACCGCCGAACGCTCGTTCTCGCCGGCCTCGCCGCCGGCCTGGTCGGCGCCCATCCGGCTTTGGCGGCGCTGCGGCCGCGCGGCGGCGAGGGCTGGATCGACGTGCGCCATTTCGGCGCCAAGGGCGACGGCCGCACGATCGACACGCCGGCGATCAACCGCGCGATCGATCATGTCGCCGAGCGCGGCGGCGGTACCGTCTACTTCCCTCCCGGCACCTATGCCTGCTTCACCATCCGCCTCAAGAGCCGGATCACCCTGCACCTGGAGAATGGCGCGACGATCCTGGCGGCCGCGCCGGGCGAGAGCAAAGGCTACGATCTTGCCGAGCCCAATCCCTGGGACCAATATCAGGATTTCGGCCACAGCCATTGGCGCAACAGCCTGATCTGGGGCGAGAATCTCCACGACATCGCGATCGAGGGCCAAGGACTGATCTGGGGCAAGGGCCTCGGCCGTGGCGACGGCAAGGACGATTGGCTGAAGGATCCGAACGGCCCGGGAACCGGCAACAAGGCGATCGCGCTCAAGTCCTGCCGCAACGTGACCTTGCGCGACTTCAAGCTCCTGGAGGGCGGCTGGTTTGCTCTGCTCGCCACCGGCGTCGACAATCTCACGATAGACAATATTCTGTGTGACACCAATCGCGACGGCTTCGACATCGACTGCTGCCGCAACGTGCGGGTGACCAATTGCACGGTCAATTCCCCCTATGACGACGCGATCTGCCCGAAGAGCAGCTACGCGCTGGGCGAAGCGCGGATCACCGAAAATGTTATGATTGCCAATTGCCTGGTCACCGGCAATTATCAGATCGGCTCCGTGCTTGACGGCAGCTGGCGCAAGATGCCCGCCGACTTCGCGCCTTTGATCCACGGCAGGATCAAGTTCGGGACCGAGACCAACGGCGGCTTCCGCAACATCACGATCAGCAACTGCACGTTTGAGGACAGCCGCGGCCTCGCGTTCCAGACGGTCGATGGCGGCGTCGTCGAGGATGTGACGGTGAGCAACATCACCATGCGCGGCATCGTCAACGCACCGATCTTCCTGCGCCTGGGCCGCCGCATGCGCGGCCCGCCGGGGCGGCCGATCGGAACCATGCGCCGGATCTTGATCCAGAACGTGTCCAGCTCTGGGGCCAACCCGCTGCCGTCGGTGATCGCCGGCCTGGGCGGGCACCCGATCGAAGATCTGAAGCTCAGCGATCTCCACCTTCACCATGTCGGCGGCGCGCCGGCGGCGATGGCGGCCCTGCGGCCCGAGGAGAACGAGCTCGGCTATCCGGAAGCGACGATGTTCGGCGATCTGCCCGCCACGGGCTTCTTCATCCGCCACGCGCGCGGCGTCGAGCTCAGCAATGTCGAGATCGCAGTCGCAAGGCCCGATCCCCGTCCGGCACTGCACCTGGACGACGTTGCCGACATCGACCTGTTCCGGGTGGGGGTGCCGGCCGGCGCCCGCGCTGTGACGATGCGCAACGTCACCAACCTGCGCAGCTTCGGATGCCGCACGATCACGGACCGCACCATCCCGGGACCCACCAATGGCCGCCTCTGA
- a CDS encoding ribonuclease — MPEWLYEEGIGENRAILVDGDSILEAAIELPGAIRFGAVVEGRLTQIHVPGRRGLAVFDGGEAIVEPLPSRITQGQKVRIEITREPIPEQGRPKPARGRITDSPCGAGASLRERIGGVASLGPGSGDRFEAAGWTELLEEASVGEIGFAGGSLRMSVTPAMTLFDIDGALPPAELAVAGAAAAGRAIRRLGIGGSIGIDLPTLAGKAERQAPAAALDAVLPQPFERTGVNGFGFLQIVRRRTRPSLPELLQCDPVGAAARALLRRAERSTGIGERTLRAAPSVIARIEANPEWLDKLAPRIGARIALQADAGLAISAGHVHSLHV; from the coding sequence TTGCCTGAGTGGCTGTACGAGGAGGGCATCGGGGAGAACCGGGCCATCCTCGTCGACGGCGATTCCATCCTCGAAGCCGCCATCGAGCTGCCAGGAGCAATACGCTTCGGCGCGGTCGTCGAGGGGCGTCTCACCCAGATACACGTTCCCGGCCGCCGCGGCCTCGCGGTTTTCGACGGCGGCGAGGCGATCGTTGAGCCGTTGCCGTCGCGGATCACGCAGGGACAGAAGGTCCGGATCGAAATCACGCGCGAGCCGATCCCCGAACAGGGACGGCCGAAACCCGCCCGTGGGCGTATCACCGATTCGCCGTGCGGCGCCGGCGCAAGCCTGCGCGAACGGATCGGCGGAGTGGCGTCGCTCGGCCCTGGCAGCGGCGATCGCTTCGAAGCGGCGGGGTGGACGGAGCTGCTCGAGGAAGCGAGCGTCGGCGAGATCGGCTTTGCCGGCGGATCGCTGCGGATGAGCGTCACGCCGGCGATGACGCTGTTCGACATCGACGGCGCGCTCCCTCCGGCGGAGCTCGCCGTTGCCGGAGCCGCCGCCGCCGGGCGCGCGATACGGCGGCTCGGGATCGGCGGGTCGATCGGCATCGATCTGCCGACCCTCGCGGGCAAGGCCGAGCGCCAGGCACCCGCGGCAGCGCTCGACGCAGTGCTGCCGCAGCCGTTCGAACGCACCGGCGTGAACGGCTTCGGGTTCCTCCAAATCGTCCGCCGCCGCACGCGTCCCTCGCTCCCCGAACTGCTCCAGTGCGATCCCGTCGGCGCCGCGGCCCGGGCGCTGCTGCGGCGCGCGGAGCGTTCCACCGGCATCGGCGAACGCACGCTCCGCGCCGCCCCTTCCGTGATCGCGCGGATCGAGGCCAATCCGGAGTGGCTGGACAAGCTCGCGCCCCGCATCGGCGCCCGCATCGCCTTGCAGGCGGATGCCGGGCTCGCCATATCCGCAGGGCATGTCCACAGCCTCCACGTCTAG
- a CDS encoding DNA gyrase inhibitor YacG — protein MSTASTSRKRNGCPLCGKPAAPDHTPFCSQGCRDRDLLNWLGDSYRVPGPSADEFSSDGLDSER, from the coding sequence ATGTCCACAGCCTCCACGTCTAGGAAGCGCAACGGCTGTCCGCTCTGCGGCAAACCGGCGGCGCCCGATCACACACCCTTCTGCAGCCAGGGGTGCCGCGACCGCGATCTTTTGAACTGGCTCGGCGATTCCTATCGCGTCCCGGGACCCTCGGCAGACGAATTCTCGTCCGACGGGCTGGACAGCGAGCGCTAA
- a CDS encoding glycoside hydrolase 43 family protein: MAASDRRPRRLLAAAALVVAGFGLSGAAPVTFRNPVLYADYSDPDVIRVGSDYYLVASSFHFSPGIPILHSKDLVHWRIAGHVLSKLPFAPEYDMPGPHTLTDAISKPIGGTKYASGVWAPSIRYRNDLFHVYWATPDEGVFMATARRPEGPWSTPVAVIAQKGLEDPCPFWDDDGTAWLIHSRVGAGPLILHRMSADGTHVLDAGATIVEDKAALPILEGPKLYKRNGYYYIWAPIGGVSTGPQVVLRSRRIEGPYEHRVVLEPGASPLEGPHQGGWVETPSGQGWFAHFNSTGAFGRIVHLQPVRWTADDWPIVGEPIPGKTSGQPVAVHAMPDTGADSVGWTLQDSDEFSSSRLGLQWSWNHNPDDRAWSLTERRGFLRLRARPAEHLVGARNTLTQILQGPRMISTARIDIGRMTEGQRAGLALFGVRPSWIGVVREGGTTNLTLASEGKETKGVAVTGRTLQLRADVRPDQTASYAYSLDEGRSFKAFGDPIPLARFSWWKGSRPALFTFSRGGSAERSGWIDVDWFRVSRSEAQ, from the coding sequence ATGGCCGCCTCTGATCGTCGCCCCCGCCGCCTCTTGGCGGCCGCCGCTCTCGTGGTCGCAGGATTCGGCCTGTCGGGCGCGGCTCCGGTCACCTTCCGCAATCCGGTGCTCTACGCGGACTATTCCGATCCGGACGTCATCCGGGTCGGCAGCGACTATTATCTGGTAGCGTCGAGCTTCCACTTCTCCCCCGGCATTCCGATCCTGCACTCGAAGGATCTGGTGCATTGGCGGATCGCCGGCCACGTCCTGTCGAAGCTCCCGTTCGCGCCGGAATATGACATGCCCGGGCCGCACACGCTGACCGATGCAATCTCGAAGCCGATCGGAGGGACCAAATATGCGAGCGGCGTTTGGGCGCCTTCCATCCGCTACCGGAACGACCTCTTCCACGTCTACTGGGCGACGCCCGACGAAGGCGTGTTCATGGCCACGGCGCGCCGCCCGGAGGGACCCTGGTCGACGCCGGTTGCCGTGATCGCCCAGAAGGGCCTTGAGGACCCGTGTCCGTTCTGGGACGACGACGGCACCGCCTGGCTGATCCATTCGCGCGTCGGCGCGGGCCCACTGATCCTCCACCGCATGAGTGCCGACGGCACCCATGTGCTCGACGCCGGAGCGACCATCGTCGAGGACAAGGCCGCGCTGCCGATCCTCGAGGGGCCCAAGCTCTACAAGCGCAACGGCTATTACTACATCTGGGCGCCGATCGGAGGAGTCTCGACCGGTCCGCAGGTCGTCCTGCGCTCGCGCCGGATCGAAGGTCCGTACGAACATCGGGTCGTGCTGGAACCGGGCGCGAGTCCGCTCGAGGGCCCCCACCAGGGCGGATGGGTCGAAACTCCCTCCGGCCAGGGCTGGTTCGCGCATTTCAACAGCACCGGCGCCTTCGGCCGGATCGTTCACCTGCAACCGGTTCGATGGACCGCCGACGACTGGCCGATCGTCGGCGAACCGATTCCCGGCAAGACTTCGGGACAGCCGGTGGCGGTGCACGCGATGCCGGACACGGGCGCGGACAGCGTCGGCTGGACGCTTCAGGACAGCGATGAATTCTCGTCATCGCGACTGGGGCTGCAATGGTCGTGGAACCACAATCCCGACGATCGCGCCTGGAGCCTGACCGAACGTCGCGGCTTCCTGCGGCTGCGCGCCAGGCCGGCCGAGCATCTGGTGGGCGCGCGCAACACGCTGACACAGATCCTGCAGGGACCTCGGATGATCTCGACGGCGCGCATCGACATCGGCCGAATGACGGAGGGACAGCGTGCCGGCCTTGCTCTGTTCGGGGTGCGTCCGAGCTGGATCGGCGTCGTGCGGGAAGGCGGCACGACGAATCTGACGCTCGCCTCCGAAGGCAAGGAGACGAAAGGTGTCGCTGTGACCGGCCGGACGCTTCAGCTGCGGGCCGATGTCCGTCCGGATCAGACCGCTTCCTATGCGTACAGCCTCGACGAGGGACGCAGCTTCAAGGCGTTCGGCGATCCGATCCCGCTCGCCCGCTTCTCGTGGTGGAAGGGGTCGCGGCCGGCGTTGTTCACCTTCAGCCGGGGCGGATCGGCAGAAAGATCTGGCTGGATCGACGTCGACTGGTTCCGCGTCAGCCGGAGCGAAGCGCAATGA
- a CDS encoding TonB-dependent receptor domain-containing protein, with product MRKTGFRSYFTCSVAVAALAASWGAPAAAQTSPQPGTPGTPDQAQPSVEPVSSATASNPGDQPDGNVSADGQAVQGQGEIVVTGSRIARNGFAASTPVNVVDAQDIKLSGNVNIERMLAQLPQAVASQLGSATSNTVPGGFADVNLRGFGSTRNLVLVNGRRFAIYGPEQVTDLNTIPTTLIARTEVVTGGSSAVYGSDAITGVVNFIMREDFEGVEARAQINMDRPTQTPTYNIDLTVGGNFADGRGNVVVSGNYLKRGSITRGQRGSFAFDSLEDACVVAGTSRSDRAGTPLTVPAGQTCTSAGGELGFRAGGSGDIPNGRFSGIPTPGSAQSNPALNAAYAAAGIGGMGAFGFTFDEAGAAARAALDPQDRFNLAPDNYLIQPQERWMINSFSHYDFTDSITGYMELHYSNNVVNARLAPTNVGAPTLFDVNNPYLTPQLRDVLRQLDLRETGTTNVTSGTSSRTTVAGDNLAVLTAGRRYVEVGPRLASERRNVFRGAWGVRGKLGDLSDSFLTNLKYDLYYTYARSEDTLLLRNAISRSRLQASLLSVGGASPVCNIFGANVSDACADAIRISATNTTIATQQVAQGSVTGNLFSLPAGPIGFSTGVEWRKTSARFTPDSFLSSGDVVGFNPGLPTEGSVSVKEIFGELRVPLIHDTPLIESLIANGAFRYSDYSLSGIGGVWTYLGGLDWRVSPDLAFRGQYQRAIRAPNVNELFGGVTRVVGVTTDPCSSRAAAAQQTAAVRDVCIATGVPASQVFTAGVQPNTIFPADFGGNPNLGEEKSDTYTVGAVITPRFAPRLYLSVDYFNISLDGAIAPLGGGAQNTLNLCYLVLQDATSEFCQAVRRNPTSGEINDPYALQIRNANTGSLKTSGVDFAARYTFDLGFGLPGIAETSRIELGTNVTWLREFTSTPVVAFPDLQNECAGSFGPTCGQPLPRWRGTSRVTWSLADLSLSLRHRYIGKVTTDRYIVPHRQGSAATPLLTNIAYPVLDDQHYFDLSFSYDIGENAQLFGGANNIFNNKPPITTQGPNANTFSATYDVIGTEFFLGATFKF from the coding sequence ATGAGAAAGACTGGTTTTCGCTCGTATTTCACGTGCTCCGTCGCGGTTGCGGCACTTGCCGCCTCGTGGGGCGCGCCCGCGGCCGCGCAGACCTCGCCGCAGCCGGGCACGCCCGGCACTCCGGACCAGGCGCAGCCCTCGGTGGAACCGGTTTCGTCAGCGACCGCGTCGAACCCGGGCGATCAGCCCGATGGCAACGTTTCCGCCGATGGACAGGCGGTGCAGGGACAAGGCGAGATCGTCGTCACCGGATCGCGGATCGCCCGCAACGGATTCGCCGCCTCCACCCCGGTCAACGTCGTCGACGCGCAGGACATCAAGCTTTCCGGCAACGTCAATATCGAGCGGATGCTGGCGCAGCTTCCGCAGGCGGTCGCATCGCAGCTGGGCAGCGCCACGTCGAATACGGTTCCCGGCGGCTTCGCCGACGTGAACCTTCGCGGTTTCGGATCGACCCGCAACCTGGTTCTGGTCAACGGCCGCCGTTTCGCCATCTACGGCCCGGAGCAGGTCACCGACCTCAACACGATCCCGACCACCCTGATCGCACGAACCGAGGTCGTCACCGGCGGATCGTCCGCCGTCTACGGCTCGGACGCGATTACCGGCGTCGTCAATTTCATCATGCGCGAGGATTTCGAAGGGGTCGAAGCGCGCGCGCAGATCAACATGGATCGGCCCACCCAGACCCCGACCTACAATATCGATCTGACCGTCGGCGGCAATTTCGCCGACGGACGCGGCAACGTCGTCGTCTCCGGAAACTATCTGAAGCGCGGATCGATCACCCGCGGCCAGCGCGGCAGCTTCGCCTTCGATTCGCTGGAAGATGCCTGCGTGGTTGCGGGCACCAGCCGATCCGACCGTGCCGGCACGCCGCTGACGGTACCGGCCGGCCAGACCTGCACCAGCGCCGGCGGAGAGCTCGGCTTCCGCGCCGGCGGCAGCGGCGACATTCCCAACGGCCGCTTCTCCGGCATACCGACCCCGGGTTCAGCCCAGTCGAACCCGGCGCTCAACGCAGCCTATGCGGCTGCGGGTATCGGCGGAATGGGTGCGTTCGGCTTCACCTTCGACGAAGCCGGAGCGGCCGCGCGCGCCGCGCTCGATCCCCAGGATCGCTTCAACCTCGCACCCGACAATTACCTGATCCAGCCCCAGGAACGCTGGATGATCAACAGCTTCAGCCATTACGATTTCACCGATTCGATCACCGGCTACATGGAGCTGCATTACAGCAACAACGTCGTCAACGCGCGGCTGGCACCGACCAATGTCGGCGCACCGACCCTGTTCGACGTCAACAACCCCTATCTGACCCCGCAGCTTCGCGACGTGCTTCGGCAGCTGGATCTGCGCGAAACCGGCACGACCAACGTCACCAGCGGCACCAGCAGCCGGACGACTGTCGCCGGCGACAATCTTGCCGTGCTGACCGCCGGCCGGCGCTACGTCGAGGTCGGGCCACGCCTGGCAAGCGAGCGCCGCAACGTCTTCCGCGGGGCCTGGGGCGTTCGCGGCAAGCTGGGCGACCTTTCTGACTCCTTCCTCACCAACCTCAAATACGATCTTTATTACACCTACGCGCGCAGCGAGGACACGTTGCTGCTGCGTAATGCAATTTCGCGCAGCCGCCTGCAGGCTTCCCTGCTCTCGGTCGGCGGGGCGTCCCCGGTCTGCAACATTTTCGGCGCCAACGTTTCAGATGCCTGCGCCGACGCGATCCGGATCAGCGCGACCAACACGACGATCGCCACCCAGCAGGTCGCCCAGGGCAGCGTCACTGGAAACCTTTTCTCGCTCCCGGCCGGCCCGATCGGCTTCTCGACCGGCGTCGAATGGCGCAAGACCAGCGCCCGCTTCACGCCCGATTCCTTCTTGTCGTCGGGCGACGTCGTCGGGTTCAACCCGGGGCTTCCGACCGAAGGCAGCGTCTCGGTCAAGGAGATCTTCGGCGAGCTTCGCGTGCCGCTGATCCACGACACGCCGCTGATCGAAAGCCTGATCGCCAACGGCGCCTTCCGCTATTCCGACTACAGCCTGTCCGGCATCGGCGGCGTCTGGACCTATCTGGGTGGGCTTGACTGGCGGGTCAGCCCCGATCTGGCCTTCCGCGGCCAGTATCAGCGCGCGATCCGGGCGCCCAACGTCAACGAACTGTTCGGTGGCGTCACCCGGGTGGTCGGCGTGACAACCGATCCGTGCTCCAGCCGCGCCGCGGCGGCGCAGCAGACCGCAGCCGTGCGCGACGTCTGCATCGCAACCGGCGTGCCTGCATCCCAGGTGTTCACGGCAGGCGTACAGCCGAACACGATCTTCCCGGCCGATTTCGGCGGCAACCCCAATCTCGGCGAAGAGAAATCGGACACCTATACGGTCGGTGCGGTGATCACGCCGCGCTTCGCGCCCCGGCTGTATCTCAGCGTCGATTATTTCAACATCTCGCTCGACGGCGCGATTGCGCCGCTGGGCGGCGGTGCCCAGAACACCCTCAACCTCTGCTATCTCGTCCTTCAGGACGCAACCAGCGAGTTCTGCCAGGCCGTCCGCCGCAATCCGACCAGCGGCGAGATCAACGATCCCTATGCCCTGCAGATCAGGAACGCCAATACCGGGAGCCTCAAGACGTCGGGCGTCGACTTCGCGGCGCGTTACACCTTCGATCTGGGCTTCGGCCTTCCGGGGATCGCGGAGACCAGCCGGATCGAACTCGGCACCAACGTCACCTGGCTGCGGGAATTCACCAGCACGCCGGTGGTCGCCTTCCCCGACCTGCAGAACGAATGCGCCGGTTCCTTCGGGCCGACCTGCGGCCAGCCGCTGCCGCGCTGGCGCGGGACGTCACGGGTCACCTGGAGCCTCGCCGACCTCAGCCTCAGCCTTCGCCATCGTTATATCGGCAAGGTCACGACGGACCGCTACATCGTGCCGCATCGGCAGGGATCGGCGGCGACGCCGCTTCTCACCAACATCGCCTACCCCGTTCTCGACGATCAGCATTATTTCGATTTGTCGTTCAGCTACGACATCGGGGAGAATGCGCAGCTGTTCGGCGGCGCCAACAACATCTTCAACAACAAGCCGCCGATCACCACCCAGGGACCCAACGCCAACACCTTCTCCGCCACGTATGACGTGATCGGGACGGAGTTCTTCCTGGGCGCGACGTTCAAATTCTAA